From a region of the Pseudooceanicola aestuarii genome:
- a CDS encoding DUF3987 domain-containing protein, with product MLARIKSLVGRVDAKASKPNFSVPHGETAAPPREPTPLPHAEPPASAFPLDCLTPKLRSAAEAIVRKTQGPAALAAQSVLSVASLVAGSRAKVQTLGSPSNATAAFVTIALSGERKSAADKIAKTGIDRVIMRLRKEHEIAMALHKSEIASAGRGEEKPAVPVCPSFLVTEPTVEGAFKAIASGCGFLGWFTDEAASFWGGHSMSKDQRAKTSGIVSKFWDGDYFFRPRAGQEGDGYVPPTATTINLMFQPTLIRDTYGDEFLIGQGILARMLPCWPVSNMGNRKYRRPTAEDEAAAERFHDEVEAALMDTLADPTQRFLSLSEDALSICVEFHDNVEAELGRGGWATDISGFASKAPEHACRLAAIMTLFEDGAAETVSGEVMKAACEMVKYYLSQYKFLCIAATNETEIAQAQALLDWLRKNLQPGDGFATDRVLQFGPVAARRSKALDRQLAVLMQYGWIQDLPAGTKIDGKKRRKAFRLSPKA from the coding sequence ATGCTTGCCCGCATCAAGTCCCTCGTCGGCAGGGTCGACGCCAAAGCGTCGAAGCCGAACTTTTCAGTCCCGCATGGAGAAACGGCCGCTCCACCACGAGAGCCCACGCCGCTGCCCCACGCGGAGCCGCCCGCCAGTGCCTTCCCCCTCGACTGCCTGACACCGAAGCTCCGCAGCGCGGCTGAGGCAATCGTCAGGAAGACGCAGGGGCCGGCCGCCCTTGCCGCGCAATCCGTCTTGTCCGTGGCCTCGCTCGTCGCAGGGAGCCGGGCGAAGGTCCAGACACTCGGATCGCCCTCGAACGCGACTGCAGCTTTCGTCACGATCGCATTGTCGGGCGAGCGGAAGAGTGCCGCGGACAAGATCGCCAAGACCGGTATCGACCGGGTGATCATGCGTCTCCGGAAGGAACACGAGATCGCCATGGCGCTGCACAAGTCCGAGATTGCAAGCGCCGGGCGAGGAGAAGAGAAACCTGCGGTTCCGGTCTGTCCCAGCTTCCTGGTGACAGAACCCACGGTCGAGGGTGCCTTCAAGGCAATCGCGTCCGGATGCGGTTTCCTGGGCTGGTTCACCGACGAAGCGGCGAGCTTCTGGGGAGGCCATTCCATGTCGAAAGACCAACGTGCAAAGACCAGCGGCATCGTGTCGAAATTCTGGGACGGCGATTACTTCTTCCGTCCGCGTGCCGGTCAGGAGGGCGACGGCTATGTCCCTCCCACTGCAACCACGATCAACCTCATGTTCCAGCCGACGCTGATCCGTGACACCTACGGCGACGAATTCCTGATCGGTCAGGGCATCCTGGCGAGGATGCTGCCGTGCTGGCCCGTCAGCAACATGGGCAACCGAAAATATCGGCGTCCGACGGCCGAGGACGAGGCTGCCGCGGAACGCTTCCATGACGAAGTCGAGGCAGCTCTGATGGACACCCTGGCGGATCCCACCCAGCGGTTTCTGTCCCTTTCGGAGGATGCCCTGTCCATCTGCGTCGAATTTCATGACAACGTCGAGGCTGAGCTCGGTCGAGGTGGCTGGGCTACGGACATCTCCGGCTTTGCCTCCAAGGCGCCGGAGCACGCATGCCGGCTGGCCGCGATCATGACGCTCTTCGAGGACGGGGCGGCTGAGACGGTCTCCGGCGAGGTCATGAAAGCGGCCTGCGAGATGGTCAAATACTACCTGAGCCAGTACAAATTCCTGTGCATCGCGGCCACGAACGAGACCGAGATCGCCCAGGCCCAGGCCCTTCTTGACTGGCTTCGGAAGAACCTGCAGCCCGGCGACGGGTTCGCGACCGACCGGGTTCTGCAGTTCGGGCCGGTCGCCGCCCGGCGGTCGAAGGCTCTCGATCGGCAGCTGGCCGTCCTGATGCAATATGGATGGATCCAGGACCTTCCCGCAGGCACGAAAATCGACGGCAAGAAGCGGCGCAAGGCCTTCCGGCTCAGCCCGAAGGCATGA
- a CDS encoding site-specific integrase has product MTVQDQIRDYLDETGVTKHALALQAGLNPKAVKNILEIAGIRSDRKTLDALGAVMGIHLPTPTGQMTYARLMSDLARPAGDEKTDSRNRVLLSRLKAFLKAAGWVAEIEIVDRRRAIEKLSSWSAATLDLTENSFATYKSDILAAIHSHGGRNRPSGIRDVTGIYREIHDKLSESDYPEDLKLISGTFFRFLDEREIAPGDVGTEVFNKYYLHRLAVSPKDEATCRKHVRRISALCTRLAADPDFSSYGFKVAKHPFPDGRNKYCIDASVFSELLSEFDGPVSRWLRGEASRDGLSEEAFLAQLDSAETTRPVNPKKSLLKKKNGGRKRTEEERQSAGFLLPGQTWSARTLENRRYQLIAGAKALYAATGYLIEDLTEYTDPDVIESVLDVLSSGNSDDEFPSSYAESVGKTLKKLARDYIGRSADDVNAIAGHIKEHAIGETGISRRNKARLRQIIGDRQQRLIDLGDILTDEVNSIIDNRKRKCRGKMRMDLLGPEEARDIMCAIASDILLARAPRRANITGIRMSWISWAGGTARIVVPNVQVKGRDSDDPDLHIPLDEHASARLESFIEKVRPKALRAGDDENPFLFPSQGEGGNPGQPYAGLLERLVRHTKRIVGFKMNPHLYRHFLGWLWLREDPDRLPDVQRLLGHKRLETTLAHYAEIDEDLALDRWSKYLADQKSRQPEKNKKKRKTG; this is encoded by the coding sequence ATGACGGTTCAAGATCAAATCCGGGATTATCTCGACGAAACCGGGGTCACCAAGCACGCGCTGGCCTTGCAAGCCGGCCTGAATCCGAAGGCCGTGAAGAATATTCTCGAGATCGCCGGAATTCGATCGGACAGGAAAACTCTCGATGCGCTCGGCGCTGTAATGGGTATCCATCTGCCGACGCCGACGGGTCAGATGACTTACGCGCGCCTCATGAGCGACCTGGCCCGTCCGGCAGGGGATGAGAAAACCGACAGCCGCAACCGTGTGCTCCTCTCCCGCCTCAAGGCATTTCTGAAAGCCGCGGGCTGGGTGGCCGAGATTGAAATCGTGGACCGCCGGCGCGCGATCGAGAAATTGTCGAGTTGGTCGGCTGCAACCCTCGATCTGACGGAAAACAGCTTCGCCACCTACAAGTCCGACATCCTGGCGGCCATTCACTCTCATGGCGGTCGAAACCGGCCGTCCGGAATTCGGGACGTGACAGGCATCTATCGCGAAATCCACGATAAGCTGTCCGAGTCAGATTACCCGGAGGACCTGAAGCTGATTTCCGGGACGTTCTTCCGGTTCCTCGACGAGCGCGAAATTGCTCCGGGTGACGTCGGGACGGAGGTCTTCAACAAATACTATCTGCATCGGCTGGCGGTCAGCCCGAAAGACGAAGCGACATGCAGGAAGCACGTGCGACGCATCTCTGCGCTCTGCACGCGCCTCGCGGCCGATCCGGATTTTAGTTCTTACGGGTTCAAGGTAGCGAAGCACCCGTTCCCGGACGGCCGGAACAAGTATTGTATTGATGCGTCGGTCTTTTCCGAGCTGCTGTCCGAGTTCGACGGTCCCGTCAGTCGCTGGCTGCGGGGAGAGGCATCTCGTGACGGGTTGTCGGAAGAAGCGTTCCTCGCGCAGTTGGATTCCGCCGAGACCACGCGTCCGGTGAACCCGAAGAAGTCCCTGCTGAAAAAGAAGAACGGCGGCCGAAAGCGCACCGAGGAAGAGCGGCAGTCGGCTGGCTTCCTCCTGCCCGGACAGACATGGAGCGCGAGGACGCTCGAAAACCGACGCTACCAGCTCATCGCAGGAGCCAAGGCACTTTATGCCGCAACGGGGTATCTGATCGAGGATCTGACCGAGTATACGGATCCCGATGTGATCGAGAGCGTCCTCGATGTTCTGAGTTCCGGGAATTCCGACGACGAATTTCCCAGCAGTTATGCCGAGTCGGTCGGGAAGACGCTGAAGAAGCTGGCGCGGGACTACATCGGTCGAAGCGCCGACGACGTGAATGCCATCGCCGGGCATATCAAGGAACATGCGATCGGCGAGACTGGCATCTCGCGTCGCAACAAGGCACGGCTGCGGCAGATCATCGGTGACCGCCAGCAGCGGCTGATCGATCTGGGCGACATCCTGACCGACGAGGTCAACTCGATCATCGACAATCGGAAACGGAAGTGCCGCGGCAAGATGAGAATGGACCTGCTCGGCCCTGAAGAGGCCCGGGACATCATGTGTGCCATCGCCAGTGATATTCTACTGGCGCGGGCACCACGGCGGGCCAACATCACTGGCATCCGCATGTCCTGGATTTCCTGGGCGGGTGGAACGGCACGCATCGTCGTTCCCAATGTGCAGGTGAAAGGGCGCGACAGCGACGATCCGGATCTGCATATACCGCTCGATGAGCATGCTTCGGCCAGGTTGGAATCGTTCATCGAGAAGGTCCGGCCGAAGGCTCTGCGAGCAGGAGACGACGAAAATCCATTCCTCTTCCCGTCGCAGGGGGAAGGGGGCAATCCTGGGCAACCCTATGCCGGCTTGCTCGAGCGTCTCGTCCGGCACACGAAACGGATCGTGGGGTTCAAGATGAATCCCCACCTCTATCGACACTTTCTGGGCTGGCTCTGGCTCAGGGAAGATCCGGACCGGCTGCCAGATGTCCAGCGTCTCCTCGGTCACAAGCGGCTCGAGACGACCCTCGCGCACTATGCCGAGATAGACGAGGATCTCGCTCTCGACAGGTGGAGCAAATACCTCGCCGATCAGAAGTCCCGGCAGCCCGAAAAAAACAAGAAGAAAAGGAAAACAGGATGA
- a CDS encoding helix-turn-helix domain-containing protein: MSEDENHDEYLTTADVAKKLRRHPRTIRDWIVNGTVTERGRVFLDGTKAGKSWLVHPDWLALFEHRIRPVRRADLDLE, encoded by the coding sequence ATGTCCGAAGATGAAAACCACGACGAATACCTGACAACAGCAGACGTCGCCAAGAAACTGCGGCGACACCCACGGACGATCCGCGACTGGATCGTGAACGGGACCGTGACTGAACGCGGCAGAGTTTTCCTCGACGGCACGAAAGCTGGCAAGAGCTGGCTCGTGCACCCCGATTGGCTGGCGCTCTTCGAGCATCGGATCCGCCCCGTGAGGAGGGCGGATCTCGATCTCGAGTGA
- a CDS encoding HNH endonuclease produces MSFDLAPSGPARLMLQKAGYDGGWTLQPEGTIPAALDDPPWMTLRSQNAPGLIALAIAPPGYALRTTPRVLRRLAEEELGTLEADHLRFETLAELRAACLRAWHLFRALPDAPETAFEAELKREGQSWSGPDSQDLDPNRATTRGAQVRLRVGQKTFRAALDDYWGGRCPLTGITDRALLRASHIVPWAECKSDGQRLDVFNGLLLAAHWDAAFDAFLVSFDGEGRAVPSPKLSEAAARALGVTSAPRIALAADHAAPMAWHREKMDEIAIRD; encoded by the coding sequence GTGAGCTTCGACCTCGCCCCCTCCGGCCCGGCGCGCCTCATGCTGCAGAAGGCAGGCTACGATGGCGGCTGGACGCTGCAACCCGAGGGCACGATCCCCGCTGCGCTCGACGATCCGCCCTGGATGACGCTCCGCTCGCAGAACGCTCCCGGCCTGATTGCCCTCGCCATCGCGCCTCCCGGCTACGCACTGCGCACCACTCCCCGCGTTCTACGCCGGCTGGCCGAGGAGGAGCTGGGCACTCTCGAGGCCGACCATCTGCGGTTCGAGACGCTCGCCGAGCTACGTGCCGCCTGCCTGCGCGCCTGGCACCTGTTTCGCGCCCTGCCGGATGCCCCCGAGACCGCATTCGAGGCCGAGTTGAAACGGGAAGGGCAGTCCTGGTCCGGTCCGGACTCCCAAGACCTCGACCCCAACCGCGCCACCACCCGCGGGGCCCAGGTCCGCCTCCGGGTCGGCCAGAAAACCTTCCGCGCCGCTCTCGACGACTATTGGGGTGGCCGCTGCCCGCTGACTGGCATCACGGACCGCGCCCTGCTGCGCGCCAGCCACATCGTCCCCTGGGCCGAGTGCAAGAGTGACGGCCAGCGCCTCGACGTCTTCAACGGCCTGCTGCTGGCCGCCCACTGGGACGCCGCATTCGACGCCTTCCTGGTCAGCTTCGACGGAGAGGGCCGGGCGGTTCCGTCACCCAAGTTGTCGGAGGCCGCCGCAAGGGCCTTGGGTGTGACCTCCGCGCCGCGCATTGCCTTGGCCGCTGACCACGCTGCACCAATGGCGTGGCACCGCGAGAAGATGGACGAGATCGCCATTCGAGATTGA